The Vitis riparia cultivar Riparia Gloire de Montpellier isolate 1030 chromosome 10, EGFV_Vit.rip_1.0, whole genome shotgun sequence genome includes a region encoding these proteins:
- the LOC117924320 gene encoding nuclear transport factor 2B, whose protein sequence is MGLGEWGKRGRGREEMEEQVEGLGRAFVDHYYYLFDNDRSSLPSLYHSTSMLTFEGHKVQGVDEISQKLNLLPFDQCQHVISTIDSQPSSFTGGIMVFVSGSLKLPGEEHQLRFSQMFHLVPSSEGSFFVQNDIFRLNYG, encoded by the exons ATGGGCCTGGGAGAGTGGGGGAAGAGGGGGAGAGGAAGAGAGGAAATGGAGGAGCAGGTTGAAGGGTTGGGGAGGGCATTTGTGGATCATTACTACTATCTCTTTGACAATGATCGATCTTCTTTGCCTTCCCTCTACCACTCAACTTCCATGTTGACATTTGAGGGCCACAAGGTACAAGGGGTTGATGAAATCTCTCAGAAACTCAATCTGTTGCCATTCGATCAATGCCAACATGTGATCAGCACCATTGATTCACAGCCCTCCTCCTTCACTGGTGGCATCATGGTCTTTGTCAGTGGCAGCCTTAAACTACCCGGGGAGGAGCACCAACTAAGATTTAGCCAG ATGTTTCACTTGGTTCCATCATCCGAAGGAAGCTTCTTCGTGCAGAACGACATCTTTCGCCTCAATTATGGTTGA
- the LOC117923468 gene encoding probable dolichyl-diphosphooligosaccharide--protein glycosyltransferase subunit 3B, with protein MAISEKPILILILISLAVVFSGAESDRVAELLSLQSRSKSGVIHLDDHSLSRFLTSTTTPRPYSILIFFDATQLHEKPELNLQGLRSEFGLLASSFISNNKDSPSASKLFFCDIEFKESQSSFAQFGITSLPHIRLVGPDVKSLKDSEQMEQGDISRMADSMSDFVESRTKLSVGPIERPPMFSKKQLGFFVAAFLVWAPFVVKKVLAGQTLLHDSKIWLGSAVFVYFFSVSGTMHNIIRKMPMFLADRNDPSKLIFFYQGSGMQLGAEGFAIGFLYTIVGLLLAFVTHVLVRVKNVTVQRVIMLFALFISFLAVKKVVSLDNWKTGYGIHAFWPSSWN; from the coding sequence ATGGCGATCTCTGAGAAACCAatcctcatcctcatcctcatctCCCTCGCCGTCGTCTTCTCCGGCGCCGAATCCGATCGGGTCGCTGAGCTTCTCTCTCTCCAATCTCGATCCAAATCGGGCGTGATCCACCTCGACGATCACTCCCTCAGCCGCTTCCTCACCTCCACCACAACCCCCAGGCCCTACTCGATCCTCATCTTCTTCGACGCCACTCAGCTCCATGAAAAGCCCGAACTTAACCTCCAAGGCCTTCGCTCCGAGTTCGGCCTCCTCGCCTCCTCCTTCATCTCCAACAACAAGGACTCTCCCTCCGCCTCCAAGCTCTTCTTCTGCGACATCGAGTTCAAAGAGTCCCAATCCAGTTTCGCCCAATTCGGGATCACCTCTCTCCCCCACATCCGACTTGTTGGCCCCGATGTGAAGAGCCTCAAGGATTCGGAGCAGATGGAGCAGGGGGACATTTCTCGCATGGCCGACTCCATGTCCGACTTCGTCGAGTCCAGGACCAAGCTCTCCGTCGGCCCAATCGAGCGGCCTCCGATGTTCTCCAAGAAGCAGTTGGGGTTCTTTGTGGCGGCCTTCCTGGTGTGGGCGCCGTTTGTTGTGAAGAAGGTTTTGGCCGGCCAGACATTGCTTCATGATTCGAAGATTTGGCTGGGGAGTGCTGTGTTTGTCTATTTCTTCAGTGTGTCGGGCACTATGCATAATATAATACGGAAAATGCCCATGTTTTTGGCCGATCGGAACGATCCCAGCAAACTTATATTCTTTTATCAGGGGTCTGGTATGCAGCTTGGGGCTGAGGGTTTTGCGATTGGGTTTTTGTACACGATTGTGGGCTTGTTGCTGGCTTTTGTGACGCATGTGCTTGTTAGGGTGAAGAATGTGACTGTGCAGCGGGTGATTATGCTTTTCGCATTGTTCATTTCCTTCTTGGCAGTGAAAAAGGTTGTGTCTTTGGATAATTGGAAGACTGGTTATGGGATTCATGCATTCTGGCCTTCGAGTTGGAATTGA